The following is a genomic window from Chloroflexota bacterium.
GCTGCAGAAGTAGTAGGTCGTGCCGTTGTGCTCGATTGTCGCGACGGCGTCCGACGGTGAGATCTTCATGCCGCACACGGGATCGGTTACCTGCTGCTCGGTTGCCACGTCATCTCTCCTTCGCGCCACGCTGTGCGCCGGGCTCCACCATGCAACGCCGTCATGGCCCGGTCGATGGAACCCCGAACGGGGGCGGGCCGACCCCCGGTCATCTCCGCTGTCGAGCCGCGACCCTGGACGCGAGACCTCCTCCGACGCTCGAGATCGCTCCGGGATGGAGACGTGTTGCGGCCAGACGCCGCAGACGGCGTGCCGCGACGACGGGCGCCTGGCCGGGCCGCCGACAGGGGCAGTCGGAGGCAGACCCGACGGTCAGTGCCGGTTACCAGCAAGACGTCGCCCGCCCTCACGTCGACGTCGATCGTCCCACGGCCGCGGTCCGCGACGCCGCCACTTACGTATCCCCACACCAGGAACTCTACGCCGGCAAGCTGAGGGCTGGCTGAGGAGGGGCTGAGCGTCCGCTGAAACACGCGCCGACGTGCCGAGCTGGCCGCCGTGCCGAGCTGTCAGCCTCACCGAATCTTCAGCCGCGCCTCACGTGGGCCTCAGCCCGCTCGGCGATGCTTGCGCGTGACACGCAGGCAGCAGCCGGCGCCCGGATGTCCGGGCCCCTGGCAAGGGGGCGCGGACACTACGGACGATCGGGGACCCCGCGTGATTGCCGCGGAGGACGTTGTGATGAGAGTTGAACTGTCGACATCGATACCCCTGGCCCTCATGCGACGAGCCCGGGCGATGAAGCTGGTGACCGTCGGCGACGCGAAGGTCGCAATCCTCAAACAGGCGTCCCGCTGGTGGGGCGCGGCCTTCTACCACTGCCCGATCTGCGACCGCGACTTCCGGCACGACCTGGACGCGGCGAACCACCTGGTCGGCCACAAGCACCCGGTCCTCCGCTGGGACGCAGCAGGCCGCTGGGCCTGATCGACGCCGAGTTGGGCGGCGGGCGTGAGGCGCGCAGTCCAACGCCTCAGCCCCTCAGCCAACCCTCAGGTGTGGCTCAGGCTGGACTCAGCCCCCGCCGGTACGCTCCAGGCAACACGCTGATGCCCCGCTTCGGCGGGGAGAGGGAACTCGATCATGACCACTCGCACGAGCCCACGAAGCATCGCACGCTGGCTCGGACGCGCCGTCTTCGCCACGTCCGTGAGCCTCGCGCTGATCGGACCGGTCGGCCCGGCGCTAGCGGCTACCGACGGTCTCGCGGTGGTACAGCAGGCGGCCGACGTCCAGACGGCTGATGTCCAGACCAACGTCGGCGGCGGCGTCACAGTCAAGGTCAGCCGGTTGGAGAGTGCCGAGGGGCTGGCCTTCAAGATCGTGCTCGACACCCACTCGGTGAACCTGGACCGTATCGACCTCGGCCAGCTCGCCGTCCTCCGGACCGAGCAGGGCGAGGAGATTGCCCCGCTCGCCTGGGAGGCGCCGGCGGGCGGCCACCACCGCGAGGGGACGCTGATGTTCCCGACCACCACGGCCGACGGGTTGCCCCTGTTCGAAGCCGGCGCGGGCACGGTCGAGCTCGTGATCCGCGACGTCGCCGGCGTTGCCGAGCGCGCCTTCCGCTGGGTGATCTGACGCCGCCGTGATGGGGAGGAGAGGGATGTCAGGTGTAACGACCACGCGCGCCGGTCGCTGGGCGGCGGTCGCGGCGGCCCTCGCGCTCGTCGCGGCCACCGCCTGGAGCGCCGGCCGCGCGACCGCGCCGGCCGTGACGGCCAGCGCGGCGCCCGCGCCGACCGGCTACAACATCGGGGTCGCCGGCAAGCCGGCCCCCACCGGCCAGGTGAAGGAGTACCAGCTCGTCGCCCGCGAGGCGCCCTGGGAGATCGCACCCGGGGTCACCGTACCGGCGATCACCTACAACGGTCAGGTGCCCGGCCCGACGATCCGTGTCACCGAGGGCGACACTCTCCGGGTGACGCTGAAGAACGAGCTGTCCAAAGCGACCAGCATCCATTGGCACGGCCTGCACGTGCCGAACGCGGCCGACGGCGTGCCGGGCGTCACGCAGGCGGCGATCGAGCCCGGCCAGAGCTACACCTACGAGTTCCAGGCCAGCCATGCCGGGACGTTCCTGTACCACCCGCACGTCAACTCGGTCGAGCAGATCGACCGGGGCCTCTACGCCCCGCTGATCATCGACCCTGCCACGCCACCGGCGACGACCTTCGACAAGGACTTCACCATGATGCTGTCGGCCTGGGACACCACGGCTCTCAGCAGCGGCGGTGAGGCCGGCCATGGCATGCCCGGCATGACGATGACCTACAACTACTTCACGATCAACGGCAAGGCGTTCCCGTCGAACGAGGCCTGGACGGTCCGCGAGAACGACCTCGTGCGCGTCCGGATCATCAACATCTCGAACGTCGTCCACCCGATGCACCTGCACGGGGGCGACTTCACCGTCGTAGCGAAGGATGGCGAGCCGATTCGCCCCGAGCTGCAGCAGACGATGAATACGGTTTCCGTGAACGCGGGCGAGACGTTCGACGCCGTCTTCCGGGCCGACAACCCCGGGACGTGGCTGTTCCACTGCCACGAGCTGCACCACACCGAGAACGACGGCGTCGAACCGGGTGGGCTGATCCAGGTGATCCAGTACGCGGGCGTCCAATCACCGCCGGCGTCGGGCGCCCCGGCCGCCCCAGCAGCGCCGGCTGCCCCAGCAGCGCCGGCTGCCCCGGCTGCCCCGGCCGCCACGCCGACCGCGCTCCCACCCGGACACTCCCCGAACATGCCCGGCATGCGGCACTAGACTGGACGAGATGACGATGCTGACCATCGACCTGGACCCGATCATCTTCCACGCCGGCCCGCTGGCGCTGTCCTGGTACAGCCTGGCCGTTCTGGCGGGCGTGGCGAGTGGCGCCTGGCTCACCTGGCGTGAGGCGGCGCGACGGGGCATCCCGACCGAGCCGCTCTCTGACCTGCTCGTCTGGATCGTCGTCGGCGGCATCGTCGGCGCCCGGCTGTTCCACGTCGTCGACCGCTGGGACGCCTACGCCGCGGACCCGCTGGCGATCCTGGCGATCCAGAATGGTGGCCTGGCGATCCTCGGCGCGATCGCCGGCGGCACACTGGCCGGCGTCGTCGCGGCCCGGCGGCTGGGCCTTCCGGTCCTGCGCCTCTCCGACGCCGCCGCGCCCGGTGTCGTGCTCGGCCAGGCGATCGGCCGATTCGGCTGCCTGGTGACCGGCGACGCCCTCGGGCCGGCCACGGACGGCACCTGGGGGATCGTGTATGTCAACCCGGGGGCGATGGCGCCGGCGCTCGGCGTCGCCTACCAGCCGACCTTCTTCTACGAGATGGTGCTGGGTCTCGCCATCTTCGGCCTCCTCTGGGCGGTCCGCCGACGGCTGCACCAGGACGGCCAGCTCTTCGCGCTCTACCTCGGCCTCTATGCCATTGGGAAGTTCGGGCTGACCTTCCTGCGAACCGAGACGGTCTGGCTGTGGGGGCTCCAGCAGGCCCAGCTCGTGGCGCTCGGGCTGCTGCTGGTCGCCGGCCTGTGGGCGCTCTCGGCGCGGTTCGTCTGGCCGGCGAGCCGGCCACGGCTGTCGGGGGGATGAAGGCTGGTGGACGAACGCCGGCGGAGGCGGTGCCGAACACGGCGGGGGCCGGGTAACGGGGCCCGGTCCCCTAGCCCGCTACCGAGCGGGTCGCCGGCGGCCGAGAGGGCCGAGACGGGGAGGCCATAATGCAGGAGGCACGGGGACTCGGCCAGTTGCTGCTCCGTGCGCGCGCTGACAGCTCGGAGGAAGGAGGGTCGAAGGCCGTGGCAATGCAGCGGATCCTGGTCGTCGACGACGACCTGTCCGTGACGAGCGTCCTCAAGCGGGGCCTCTCATACGAGGGGTACGTCGTCGAGACGGCCGCGACCGGCGTCGAAGGCCTCGAGCTGGCGCGCCAGCAGGCACCGGACCTGGTGATCCTCGACATCATGATGCCGGGGCTCGACGGCCTGGAGGTGCTGCGGCGGCTGCGTGGGGCCGACCGGGACCTGCCGGTCCTGCTGCTCACCGCCCGCGACGCGCCGACTGACCAGGTGCTCGGGCTGGAGCTGGGCGCCGACGACTACGTCGTCAAGCCGTTCACCTTCGAGGTGCTGGTGGCCCGCGTCAAGGCGCTCCTGCGGCGCAAAGAGAGCGACCGCCCGGCCGTCTTGCGCTTCGCCGACCTCGCCCTGGACACCGGCACCCGGATGGCGCACCGGGGCGAGCGGAGCATCACGCTCACCAGCACCGAGTACGATCTGCTCCAGCAGTTCCTGGAGCACCCCCGCCGCGTCTTGACACGGGACTTCCTGATGGAGCGG
Proteins encoded in this region:
- a CDS encoding YHS domain-containing protein; the encoded protein is MKISPSDAVATIEHNGTTYYFCSQDCADSFRESPDDYL
- a CDS encoding zinc finger protein 385 produces the protein MKLVTVGDAKVAILKQASRWWGAAFYHCPICDRDFRHDLDAANHLVGHKHPVLRWDAAGRWA
- a CDS encoding multicopper oxidase domain-containing protein; this translates as MTASAAPAPTGYNIGVAGKPAPTGQVKEYQLVAREAPWEIAPGVTVPAITYNGQVPGPTIRVTEGDTLRVTLKNELSKATSIHWHGLHVPNAADGVPGVTQAAIEPGQSYTYEFQASHAGTFLYHPHVNSVEQIDRGLYAPLIIDPATPPATTFDKDFTMMLSAWDTTALSSGGEAGHGMPGMTMTYNYFTINGKAFPSNEAWTVRENDLVRVRIINISNVVHPMHLHGGDFTVVAKDGEPIRPELQQTMNTVSVNAGETFDAVFRADNPGTWLFHCHELHHTENDGVEPGGLIQVIQYAGVQSPPASGAPAAPAAPAAPAAPAAPAAPAATPTALPPGHSPNMPGMRH
- the lgt gene encoding prolipoprotein diacylglyceryl transferase gives rise to the protein MLTIDLDPIIFHAGPLALSWYSLAVLAGVASGAWLTWREAARRGIPTEPLSDLLVWIVVGGIVGARLFHVVDRWDAYAADPLAILAIQNGGLAILGAIAGGTLAGVVAARRLGLPVLRLSDAAAPGVVLGQAIGRFGCLVTGDALGPATDGTWGIVYVNPGAMAPALGVAYQPTFFYEMVLGLAIFGLLWAVRRRLHQDGQLFALYLGLYAIGKFGLTFLRTETVWLWGLQQAQLVALGLLLVAGLWALSARFVWPASRPRLSGG
- a CDS encoding response regulator transcription factor — its product is MQRILVVDDDLSVTSVLKRGLSYEGYVVETAATGVEGLELARQQAPDLVILDIMMPGLDGLEVLRRLRGADRDLPVLLLTARDAPTDQVLGLELGADDYVVKPFTFEVLVARVKALLRRKESDRPAVLRFADLALDTGTRMAHRGERSITLTSTEYDLLQQFLEHPRRVLTRDFLMERVWGYDFGGNTNVLEVYVKQLRQKLEADGQPRLIHTLRGSGYVLREP